One stretch of Lacrimispora sphenoides DNA includes these proteins:
- a CDS encoding MerR family DNA-binding transcriptional regulator, with protein sequence MHGLLRIGQVSKLYGISLDTLRHYDRKGLLEPIVDSQSGYRYYSLEHLDILEMILVGKYTEIPLDQMKEKIDSESINGYLSMIQEQSSRIYEKQKILNQLGQYTEGMLELLKTITEFKNDYSFSTVTINKDMNLTIYNVDLQTLLGENTILHQIDGMESFEQWFSYHVKANGTIVENGETIGLSVLDNMINTKILQRSLEFASKSDFVSRHHVAGCYGIISFWGTQKDLVEYLYELCRHFDLHDTVLLIKFRFALPHKSMDHEYFVEIYFPHNPA encoded by the coding sequence ATGCACGGATTGTTACGTATAGGACAAGTAAGTAAATTGTATGGTATATCTTTGGATACTTTACGCCACTATGATCGAAAGGGGTTGCTTGAACCAATCGTTGATTCCCAAAGTGGTTACCGGTATTATTCTCTGGAACATCTGGATATTTTAGAAATGATTCTGGTAGGAAAATATACTGAAATCCCCCTGGATCAAATGAAGGAAAAAATAGATTCGGAAAGCATTAATGGATATTTGTCCATGATACAAGAACAGAGCAGCCGCATCTATGAAAAACAAAAGATATTAAACCAGCTTGGGCAATATACGGAGGGTATGCTGGAACTACTGAAAACGATCACTGAATTTAAAAATGATTACAGCTTTTCTACCGTTACCATTAATAAAGATATGAATTTGACTATTTACAACGTGGATTTGCAAACACTTCTAGGTGAAAATACAATCCTGCATCAAATAGATGGAATGGAATCTTTTGAGCAATGGTTTTCTTATCATGTTAAAGCAAACGGAACAATTGTAGAAAACGGCGAGACAATCGGACTTTCCGTTCTTGACAATATGATAAATACGAAGATATTGCAAAGGAGTTTAGAATTTGCATCTAAGTCTGATTTTGTATCGCGGCACCACGTAGCCGGTTGTTATGGAATCATTTCATTTTGGGGAACTCAAAAAGATTTAGTGGAATATCTATATGAATTATGCCGTCATTTTGATTTGCACGATACCGTTTTGTTAATTAAATTTCGATTTGCGTTGCCTCATAAAAGTATGGACCATGAGTATTTTGTAGAAATATACTTTCCCCATAACCCAGCATAA
- a CDS encoding (deoxy)nucleoside triphosphate pyrophosphohydrolase, producing the protein MNRIIAAAIVKEGKTFIARRNYGSLAGYWEFPGGKVEGNETDAECLKREIMEELSVKLKIEECLGEQQFFVDRKEYMMVLYKAVLLDENFRLSVHSETAWVEKEQLHKYKLAPVDELLVQQGCLEGLV; encoded by the coding sequence ATGAATAGAATTATAGCGGCAGCCATTGTAAAAGAAGGTAAGACTTTTATAGCGAGGCGCAATTACGGATCGCTGGCAGGCTATTGGGAATTTCCAGGTGGAAAAGTAGAAGGTAATGAAACAGATGCAGAATGCTTAAAGAGAGAAATTATGGAAGAATTATCTGTGAAACTCAAGATAGAAGAGTGTCTTGGTGAACAGCAGTTTTTTGTTGATAGAAAAGAATATATGATGGTTTTGTACAAGGCAGTTTTATTAGATGAAAACTTCCGACTCAGTGTGCATAGTGAAACTGCATGGGTGGAGAAGGAGCAGCTGCATAAGTATAAGCTGGCGCCAGTGGATGAATTATTGGTGCAGCAGGGGTGTTTGGAGGGACTCGTCTGA
- a CDS encoding GNAT family N-acetyltransferase, with product MFGGTRLKKQHDDIPEVSISLNKKYRGFGIGTELMKRMLKLLKCKGYKKASLTYKRTIMRCVCIIRQDSKLLMKL from the coding sequence GTGTTTGGAGGGACTCGTCTGAAAAAACAACACGATGATATACCAGAGGTTTCAATCTCTCTAAACAAAAAATATCGTGGGTTTGGTATTGGAACCGAATTGATGAAGCGAATGCTGAAGTTACTTAAATGCAAGGGATATAAAAAAGCATCACTTACGTACAAAAGGACAATTATGCGGTGCGTATGTATCATAAGGCAGGATTCAAAATTATTGATGAAACTATGA
- a CDS encoding GNAT family N-acetyltransferase, with protein sequence MECKIREWQIEDAENLALVINNKKIQDNLRDGLPYPYTVENAKEYITSMLSADKDETYAFAITVDDKAIGSIGVFRCNNIHFRSAEMGYYIAESYWGKGIGTSAVEQTCRYIFENTDIIRIFAEPFAYNNASCHILEKAGFQCEGILRKNAIKNGVILDMKMYALIKED encoded by the coding sequence ATGGAGTGTAAAATACGGGAATGGCAGATAGAGGATGCCGAAAATTTAGCATTAGTGATAAATAACAAAAAAATCCAGGATAACCTAAGAGATGGGCTGCCTTATCCCTATACCGTTGAAAATGCGAAAGAATACATTACTTCTATGTTATCGGCGGACAAGGATGAGACATATGCTTTTGCAATTACGGTAGATGATAAAGCGATCGGAAGCATTGGAGTGTTCCGCTGTAACAACATTCATTTCAGAAGTGCTGAAATGGGTTATTATATAGCAGAATCCTATTGGGGGAAAGGAATTGGCACAAGTGCAGTGGAACAGACCTGCAGGTATATTTTTGAAAATACGGATATTATCAGGATATTTGCAGAACCCTTTGCTTATAATAATGCATCTTGCCATATTCTTGAAAAGGCCGGTTTCCAATGTGAAGGTATCTTGAGAAAGAATGCAATAAAAAATGGGGTTATTCTCGATATGAAAATGTATGCACTGATTAAAGAAGATTGA
- a CDS encoding 4Fe-4S dicluster domain-containing protein: protein MGHITSKDAYKNLEERINWFTQGAPPTESLYKILQVLYTEKEAKWVALLPVRPFTAKKAAKIWNTSEWKAEAFLEHLCEKALLVDSFYNGVRQFVMPPPMAGFIEFALMRTRGDIDQKYLSELYYQYMNVEEDFVKDLFFATETYLGRVYVQEPVLTSENTIHILDYERASHIIEDAAYIGLGTCYCRHKMLHAGHPCEINAPLDVCLTLGNVARSLAENGQHARLIDKKEAMDVLERSYAANLVQIGENVREAPAFICNCCGCCCEALQAARKFSPMQPVATTNFIPKISEQCIGCGKCAKVCPVLAISMQKNKEGKAAAQVDEEVCLGCGVCVRSCPKNAIELVRREVQVITPVNSTHRFVLQAIEKGTLQNLIFDNQAFNNHRAMAAVLGVILKLPPLKQMMASKQFKSIYLDKLLSNKSTKRS, encoded by the coding sequence ATGGGACATATTACAAGCAAAGATGCCTATAAGAATTTAGAAGAAAGAATCAATTGGTTCACACAAGGGGCTCCGCCAACGGAAAGCCTATATAAAATTTTGCAGGTTCTATATACAGAAAAGGAAGCTAAATGGGTCGCATTATTGCCGGTTCGTCCATTTACAGCAAAAAAAGCAGCTAAAATATGGAACACCAGTGAATGGAAAGCAGAAGCTTTTTTAGAACATCTTTGCGAGAAAGCGTTACTTGTGGATTCATTTTATAATGGGGTACGTCAATTTGTTATGCCGCCGCCAATGGCAGGGTTCATTGAATTTGCATTGATGCGCACAAGAGGCGATATTGATCAGAAATATTTAAGTGAATTGTATTATCAATACATGAATGTAGAAGAAGATTTTGTTAAGGATTTATTTTTCGCAACAGAGACGTATCTTGGACGAGTCTATGTTCAGGAGCCGGTCCTGACAAGTGAAAACACAATTCATATTTTGGATTATGAAAGAGCCAGTCATATAATTGAAGATGCAGCTTATATAGGCCTTGGAACCTGTTATTGCAGGCATAAGATGCTGCATGCAGGCCATCCATGTGAAATAAATGCCCCGCTGGATGTTTGCCTCACCCTTGGAAATGTGGCCCGTTCTCTTGCAGAAAATGGACAGCATGCAAGATTAATTGATAAGAAAGAAGCAATGGATGTATTAGAACGTTCTTATGCAGCAAATCTTGTACAAATTGGCGAAAATGTTCGTGAAGCTCCGGCTTTTATCTGCAATTGCTGCGGTTGCTGTTGCGAAGCTTTGCAGGCAGCAAGAAAATTCAGTCCAATGCAGCCTGTGGCTACTACAAATTTTATACCTAAGATTTCGGAACAATGTATAGGATGTGGTAAATGTGCAAAGGTATGTCCGGTATTGGCTATTTCCATGCAAAAAAACAAAGAGGGGAAAGCTGCAGCTCAGGTGGACGAGGAGGTATGTCTTGGCTGTGGTGTATGTGTGCGGAGCTGTCCTAAAAATGCCATTGAATTAGTGCGAAGAGAGGTACAAGTCATTACACCGGTAAATAGTACTCATAGATTTGTGCTGCAAGCAATCGAAAAGGGAACCCTCCAAAATCTCATATTTGATAATCAGGCATTTAACAATCATCGTGCGATGGCAGCAGTACTTGGTGTTATACTTAAATTACCCCCATTAAAGCAGATGATGGCTAGCAAACAGTTTAAATCCATATATTTGGATAAATTGCTGTCAAATAAAAGCACAAAAAGGTCATAA
- a CDS encoding DUF2089 domain-containing protein, with protein MKYKAPGKCPVCGEKLSITKLSCPRCSTAIEGDFQPCEFCRLPEEDLEFVKVFIRCRGNIKDVEKELGISYPTVRGKLDSVIRGLGYEVSSKESMKENEDKATARNEILDQLSKGEISPKEATERIKNL; from the coding sequence ATGAAATACAAAGCTCCGGGTAAATGTCCCGTATGTGGTGAGAAGCTTTCCATAACCAAGCTAAGCTGTCCCAGGTGTTCTACAGCCATTGAAGGCGATTTCCAGCCTTGTGAATTCTGCCGTCTTCCAGAAGAGGATCTCGAGTTTGTCAAGGTATTCATAAGATGCCGCGGTAATATCAAGGATGTTGAGAAAGAACTGGGCATCTCTTATCCCACGGTCCGGGGTAAACTGGATTCGGTCATAAGAGGCCTTGGGTATGAAGTATCATCAAAAGAATCAATGAAGGAGAATGAAGATAAGGCAACCGCCAGGAATGAAATTCTTGACCAATTATCAAAAGGTGAAATCTCCCCAAAGGAAGCAACGGAACGAATTAAAAATCTATAA
- a CDS encoding SHOCT-like domain-containing protein: protein MSEQQKILEMIEKGQITAAEGMELLEALNVTKGTEAIQRVETVTAARRNYKFLKVKVTSDDNSVNVNVNIPLRLLTTISEIADKMTTMVPADARREMEAKGIDISSIDFAKIIEEIINGTLDDPNIVDVEAWDESHKAMVKVKVYVD from the coding sequence ATGAGTGAACAACAAAAAATACTGGAAATGATAGAAAAAGGGCAGATTACCGCTGCAGAAGGCATGGAGCTTTTGGAAGCTCTGAATGTGACTAAGGGAACGGAAGCAATCCAAAGGGTTGAAACTGTAACAGCTGCAAGACGAAACTATAAGTTCCTTAAAGTAAAAGTAACGTCGGATGACAATTCCGTTAATGTTAACGTAAATATACCGTTACGATTGCTGACTACGATCAGTGAAATCGCTGATAAGATGACTACTATGGTTCCTGCTGATGCCAGAAGAGAGATGGAAGCAAAGGGGATCGATATTTCCAGCATCGATTTTGCAAAGATAATCGAAGAGATCATAAACGGCACCTTGGATGATCCGAATATCGTTGATGTGGAAGCCTGGGATGAAAGCCATAAAGCAATGGTAAAGGTGAAAGTATATGTCGATTAA
- a CDS encoding phage holin family protein gives MTKPFIKYISIVLTIYLMSYVSHSVYIGSIPALLIMGLVLLVVNFILKPILLLFTLPVNLLTLGLFSFIVNAWTIMIADQFVADISMGGFLNSLLAAFIIAIFNHLLRDMNKG, from the coding sequence ATGACGAAGCCGTTCATAAAATATATATCAATCGTATTAACCATATATCTGATGTCATATGTATCACACTCGGTTTATATTGGCAGCATCCCGGCACTTCTTATTATGGGATTGGTACTGTTGGTAGTAAACTTTATATTAAAGCCGATTCTGCTGTTGTTTACACTGCCGGTCAACTTACTGACCTTAGGATTATTCAGTTTTATTGTGAATGCCTGGACGATTATGATTGCAGATCAATTTGTAGCAGACATAAGCATGGGCGGCTTTCTTAATTCACTTCTGGCTGCCTTTATCATTGCTATCTTTAATCATCTGCTCAGGGATATGAATAAGGGATAA
- a CDS encoding 8-oxoguanine deaminase — protein MKGTLLVKNVKHLVTCDADDRLLEGVNVLIKNGVIAEVGSNEQTADDVIDASNMVMYPGLINTHHHLYQTFSRNLPQVQRMELFPWLKTLYEIWKHVDENVVYYSSLTGLGELLKTGCTTCLDHHYVFPKHAGTGLLDAQFSAAEALGIRFHATRGSMDLSVKDGGLPPDSVVQTVDEILKDSEAAVKKFHDGSPYSMRQVALAPCSPFSVTGELLKESAKLARKLGVRLHTHLAETKDEEQFTLSHFGMRPLAYMESLGWVGPDVWYAHGIHFNEDELELLARTQTGVAHCPISNMKLSSGIASIPEMLNLDVPVGLAVDGSASNDGSNLLEEMRVGYLLHRLNDSRKAPSGYDMLKIATKGSARVLGRENLGEISAGMAADFFLVDLNRIDMIGAQFDPMSILSTVGLKGSVDYTVVNGNIVVKEGRLVRMDEENLVRKANEAVADYLNN, from the coding sequence ATGAAAGGAACCCTGCTTGTAAAGAATGTAAAACATCTTGTGACATGTGACGCTGATGACAGACTGCTGGAGGGAGTGAATGTGCTGATAAAGAACGGTGTAATAGCCGAAGTCGGCAGCAATGAACAAACAGCTGATGATGTGATCGACGCATCTAATATGGTGATGTATCCGGGACTTATTAATACTCACCATCATTTATATCAAACCTTCAGCCGTAATTTGCCTCAGGTTCAGAGGATGGAATTATTCCCGTGGTTAAAAACTTTATATGAAATCTGGAAGCACGTAGATGAGAACGTGGTTTATTACAGTTCCCTTACAGGACTTGGGGAGCTGTTAAAAACAGGGTGTACCACCTGTTTGGACCATCATTACGTGTTCCCAAAGCATGCTGGAACAGGGCTATTGGATGCCCAGTTTTCTGCAGCGGAGGCGCTTGGCATCCGTTTTCACGCCACAAGAGGCAGTATGGACTTGAGTGTGAAGGACGGCGGTTTGCCGCCGGATTCCGTTGTCCAGACAGTGGATGAGATTTTAAAGGATTCCGAAGCTGCTGTGAAAAAATTCCATGATGGCAGCCCTTATTCCATGCGCCAGGTGGCATTGGCTCCCTGTTCCCCCTTCAGTGTGACCGGGGAACTTTTGAAGGAATCGGCAAAGTTGGCCAGAAAGCTGGGGGTAAGACTACACACTCATTTGGCAGAGACAAAGGATGAAGAACAATTTACCCTTTCTCACTTCGGTATGCGGCCTTTAGCATATATGGAAAGCCTGGGCTGGGTCGGCCCTGATGTATGGTATGCCCACGGGATTCATTTTAACGAGGATGAACTGGAGCTTTTGGCCAGAACTCAGACAGGTGTAGCTCATTGTCCCATCTCCAACATGAAGCTGTCTTCAGGCATTGCTTCCATCCCGGAAATGCTTAATCTGGATGTCCCTGTAGGCTTGGCTGTGGACGGATCAGCCAGCAACGACGGCTCCAATCTTCTGGAAGAAATGAGAGTGGGCTACCTTCTCCACAGGCTAAATGACAGCCGGAAGGCACCTAGCGGATATGATATGCTGAAAATCGCAACCAAGGGAAGTGCTAGAGTGCTGGGCCGGGAAAATTTAGGAGAAATTTCTGCAGGTATGGCGGCGGATTTTTTCCTGGTCGATTTAAACCGTATTGATATGATAGGCGCTCAGTTTGATCCAATGTCGATTTTGAGCACGGTAGGGCTTAAGGGCAGTGTGGACTATACGGTTGTAAATGGCAATATTGTTGTGAAAGAAGGCCGGCTGGTGCGAATGGACGAAGAGAATTTGGTTCGGAAAGCAAATGAGGCCGTAGCTGACTATTTAAATAACTGA
- a CDS encoding cupin domain-containing protein — MHTADYFIKNLNMTAHPEGGFYKEIYASEETITSKELKVDFEGSRILWTSIYFLLRDGEVSNFHRLKSDEMWYYHSGSPLTIYMISPKGEFFTEQLGLDIENNEKPQVLVPKDYIFGSAMNNKGYALVGCMVSPGFEFKDFELFKRSELIEKYPQHQQIILKLTSNE; from the coding sequence ATGCATACAGCAGATTATTTTATTAAAAACTTGAACATGACAGCACATCCGGAAGGTGGGTTTTACAAAGAAATTTATGCGTCGGAAGAAACTATAACATCAAAAGAGTTAAAGGTTGACTTTGAAGGTTCACGAATACTTTGGACAAGTATCTATTTTTTACTCAGGGACGGAGAAGTATCTAATTTTCACAGACTAAAATCAGATGAAATGTGGTACTATCATTCGGGTTCTCCCCTGACGATTTATATGATCAGCCCAAAGGGAGAGTTTTTCACCGAACAGCTGGGACTTGATATTGAAAATAATGAAAAACCTCAAGTATTGGTGCCAAAGGATTATATATTTGGTTCCGCTATGAATAATAAAGGATATGCATTAGTGGGCTGTATGGTATCGCCAGGATTTGAATTTAAAGACTTTGAGTTATTCAAAAGAAGTGAGTTGATAGAAAAATATCCTCAGCATCAGCAGATCATTCTTAAACTGACTTCCAATGAATAA
- a CDS encoding nitroreductase family protein, with product MLFDILKSRRSIRKFQNKEVEKEKINVILKSALLSPSSRSIRPWHFIAVTDADLIRQLSLCRDPGSQFLAGAPLAIAVLADKGSSDVWIEDTSIAAAIIQLTAQDLDLGSCWIQVRERFHTEQKTAGDYIREVLEIPEQYSVECMIAIGYPAEEKKPYEERTLPYQKLHYNKF from the coding sequence ATGCTATTTGACATTTTAAAATCCAGGAGAAGCATTAGAAAGTTTCAAAATAAGGAAGTTGAAAAAGAAAAAATTAATGTGATTCTTAAAAGTGCCCTGCTGTCTCCGTCATCCCGGTCCATCAGACCCTGGCATTTTATCGCCGTCACCGATGCGGATCTGATCCGCCAGCTCTCTCTTTGCAGAGACCCTGGTTCTCAGTTTTTAGCAGGTGCTCCTTTGGCAATAGCAGTATTAGCGGATAAAGGTTCAAGTGACGTATGGATTGAGGATACGTCCATAGCGGCAGCGATTATTCAATTGACGGCACAGGATTTAGATCTTGGGTCGTGTTGGATTCAAGTAAGAGAGAGATTCCATACAGAACAGAAGACAGCAGGAGATTATATAAGAGAAGTACTGGAAATACCTGAGCAATATAGTGTTGAATGTATGATTGCCATTGGCTATCCTGCAGAGGAGAAAAAGCCATATGAAGAACGTACGCTGCCATATCAAAAGCTTCATTACAACAAATTTTAA
- a CDS encoding flavin reductase family protein, which yields MKKEIEVFDYTNEIMKALKTGVLLTTKADDKVNSMTISWGTLGIEWSRPIFTVFVRENRFTKFQLEKNPEFTINIPYGDFDKKILGVCGTKSGHSTDKIKELNLTLETPNTISVPGIKELPLTLECRVVYKQKQDEHEITEEYRNAFYPQDVDSSFHGANKDFHTAYYGEILSAYMIE from the coding sequence ATGAAAAAAGAAATTGAAGTATTTGATTATACCAATGAGATTATGAAAGCACTAAAAACAGGTGTTTTGTTAACCACAAAGGCTGATGACAAAGTGAATTCTATGACAATTTCCTGGGGTACCCTGGGAATTGAATGGTCAAGGCCGATCTTTACTGTTTTCGTTAGAGAGAATCGTTTTACAAAATTTCAACTGGAAAAAAATCCTGAGTTCACGATAAATATACCATATGGCGATTTTGACAAAAAAATCTTAGGGGTTTGCGGGACAAAATCCGGTCATTCCACTGATAAAATCAAAGAACTTAACCTGACGCTTGAAACACCCAATACCATTTCTGTTCCTGGTATTAAGGAACTTCCTTTAACGCTTGAGTGCAGGGTTGTATATAAGCAAAAGCAAGATGAGCATGAAATTACCGAAGAATACAGAAACGCATTTTACCCGCAGGATGTAGACAGTTCATTCCACGGTGCAAACAAAGATTTTCATACCGCTTATTACGGAGAGATTCTAAGTGCATATATGATCGAATAA
- a CDS encoding GNAT family N-acetyltransferase, translated as MKDNILILEAKQSNHEELRELFFTVRKDTFHWIEPKELKLSDYDESTKDELILAAFINNKLVGFVSIWVPDKFIHNLFVLQDFQGKGVGTALINEAAKRVGLPLTLKCVKENTKAFDYYKAHNWKNEKEEMGNEGLYFLMKYSSPYNEE; from the coding sequence ATGAAAGATAATATTTTAATTTTAGAAGCCAAACAATCAAATCATGAGGAATTGCGAGAGTTATTTTTTACGGTACGTAAAGATACTTTTCACTGGATAGAACCAAAAGAGCTGAAATTGTCAGATTATGATGAAAGCACTAAAGATGAGCTAATATTGGCTGCATTTATAAATAATAAATTAGTTGGGTTTGTATCAATTTGGGTACCAGATAAATTTATTCATAATTTATTTGTACTTCAAGACTTTCAAGGCAAAGGTGTTGGAACAGCTCTTATTAATGAAGCCGCTAAAAGGGTAGGACTGCCATTAACTTTAAAATGTGTGAAAGAAAATACTAAGGCCTTCGATTACTATAAAGCGCATAATTGGAAAAATGAAAAAGAAGAAATGGGTAATGAGGGGTTATATTTTTTAATGAAGTATAGTAGTCCCTATAATGAGGAGTGA
- a CDS encoding CatA-like O-acetyltransferase: protein MDKIKIDKFLDDQGKITQLPQKQSTRAATLCYLAEKFESDRNYTEKEVNSICEDWHTFGDYFILRRELIDNGLLCREPNGSRYWKPKTDLLNKTDKELRLNTAFHPIDFDNWDRKQYFYYFTKMLPTGFSISVDVDITNTFNMIKKQNKKFFPAYLYLASKLIAEQQEFRISNLNDQLGYYEVLHPSYACFHEDDKTMSNMWTKYDPNFETFYHNYMEDQKKYADNHGILAKPDNPPQNSFMIGMLPWIKFTSYTPVPYADINNYFPVIQAGQFFDREGKKIMPLSITVHHAVADGYHVGLFLEKFKTGIAAPESWL from the coding sequence TTGGATAAAATTAAAATAGATAAATTTCTTGATGATCAAGGTAAAATTACGCAATTACCACAAAAGCAATCCACCAGAGCTGCAACGCTCTGTTATCTGGCGGAAAAATTTGAATCAGACCGCAATTATACAGAAAAAGAAGTAAACTCCATCTGTGAAGATTGGCATACGTTCGGGGATTATTTCATACTCAGGCGGGAACTGATTGACAATGGTTTATTATGCCGTGAGCCAAACGGATCACGTTATTGGAAACCCAAAACCGATCTGCTGAATAAAACAGATAAAGAATTACGATTAAATACTGCCTTTCATCCTATTGATTTTGATAATTGGGACAGGAAACAATATTTTTATTATTTTACTAAGATGTTACCTACCGGTTTTTCCATTAGTGTTGATGTAGACATCACCAACACCTTTAACATGATAAAAAAGCAAAACAAAAAGTTCTTCCCTGCTTATTTATATCTGGCTTCAAAACTAATCGCTGAGCAGCAGGAGTTTCGTATCTCCAATTTAAATGATCAGCTGGGATATTATGAGGTTTTACATCCCTCTTATGCATGCTTCCATGAAGACGACAAGACGATGTCAAATATGTGGACGAAGTATGACCCCAATTTTGAGACTTTCTATCATAATTACATGGAAGATCAAAAAAAATATGCAGATAACCATGGGATATTGGCAAAGCCTGATAATCCACCCCAGAATAGCTTTATGATAGGTATGCTGCCATGGATAAAGTTTACAAGTTATACACCGGTACCTTATGCCGATATCAATAATTACTTTCCGGTAATACAGGCAGGGCAATTTTTTGATAGAGAAGGAAAAAAAATCATGCCTCTTTCCATTACCGTTCACCATGCTGTGGCTGACGGATATCATGTGGGGTTATTTCTAGAAAAGTTCAAGACTGGTATCGCTGCCCCCGAAAGCTGGTTGTAG
- a CDS encoding sialate O-acetylesterase, whose translation MVKSFLMLGQSNMAGRGFIHEVSPIFNERIQMLRNGRWQMMTEPINYDRPVSGISLAASFADAWCQVNEKDTIGLIPCAEGGSTLDEWATDEVLFKHAVNEAKFAVQNSELTGILWHQGESDSTNGNYKVYYKKLLSIIETLRKELNSPNIPLIIGGLGDFLGKEGFGKSCSEYNYINQELQKFALEQDNCYFVTAAGLTSNPDGIHINAVSQRKFGLRYFEAFDKRQHIMEPLVNENELIKRNDTRTHTKIEKIYIISKDFASGKMSFEEFQSQLTQISND comes from the coding sequence ATGGTTAAATCATTTTTAATGTTAGGACAGTCTAATATGGCTGGTCGGGGATTTATTCACGAAGTATCCCCTATTTTTAATGAAAGGATACAGATGCTGCGCAATGGCAGATGGCAGATGATGACGGAACCCATCAACTATGACCGTCCTGTTTCGGGAATAAGCCTTGCAGCATCCTTTGCAGACGCATGGTGCCAGGTAAATGAGAAGGATACCATTGGATTGATTCCTTGTGCTGAGGGCGGAAGCACTCTTGATGAATGGGCTACCGATGAGGTGCTTTTTAAACATGCAGTGAATGAAGCTAAATTTGCAGTCCAGAATAGTGAGCTGACAGGAATTTTATGGCATCAGGGGGAAAGTGATAGTACCAATGGAAATTATAAAGTTTATTATAAAAAATTACTTTCAATCATTGAAACTCTTAGGAAAGAATTGAATTCTCCCAATATTCCTCTGATCATTGGCGGGTTAGGAGATTTCTTAGGTAAAGAAGGGTTTGGAAAAAGCTGCTCGGAATATAATTATATCAATCAAGAATTGCAGAAATTTGCCCTTGAGCAAGACAATTGTTACTTCGTTACCGCTGCAGGTTTAACTTCTAATCCAGATGGGATCCATATTAATGCAGTTTCCCAAAGAAAATTTGGTTTAAGATATTTTGAAGCGTTTGATAAAAGGCAGCATATAATGGAGCCATTAGTGAATGAAAATGAACTGATAAAACGTAACGACACCAGAACTCATACAAAAATTGAAAAGATCTATATCATAAGCAAGGATTTTGCATCAGGAAAAATGTCGTTTGAGGAATTCCAATCTCAACTCACACAAATCAGCAATGATTAA
- a CDS encoding PadR family transcriptional regulator — protein sequence MIPLLILGLLKQNPGSYGYELLALMEENHYKYIVNFTKGSFYYNLQQLEEKQLIKKVEVDKSDRTRETHNYIITELGNKEFEKLMYQYGSKTEYVNLSFYTTMLFANEYKTEDFIQLLNMQIMQTREKITLLEKSLEQDDRNPAYFKHMLNNSLAHHLVNVEWFEGLLNEIRSKDV from the coding sequence TTGATACCGCTATTAATATTAGGCTTATTGAAGCAAAATCCAGGTTCTTATGGTTACGAATTATTAGCTCTAATGGAAGAAAATCATTACAAATATATAGTGAACTTTACAAAAGGATCCTTTTATTACAATCTTCAACAATTAGAAGAAAAACAACTTATTAAAAAAGTGGAAGTTGACAAGAGCGACCGCACCAGGGAAACGCACAATTATATCATTACTGAATTGGGAAATAAAGAATTTGAGAAATTAATGTATCAGTATGGTTCGAAGACAGAGTATGTAAATTTATCATTTTATACAACCATGTTGTTTGCCAATGAATATAAAACAGAGGATTTTATTCAATTATTAAACATGCAAATCATGCAAACCAGAGAGAAGATTACTCTACTAGAAAAATCCCTTGAACAAGATGATAGGAATCCTGCCTATTTTAAACACATGTTGAATAATTCACTTGCTCACCATTTAGTAAATGTTGAATGGTTTGAAGGACTGTTAAATGAAATAAGATCCAAAGATGTATAA